From Coffea arabica cultivar ET-39 chromosome 2e, Coffea Arabica ET-39 HiFi, whole genome shotgun sequence, the proteins below share one genomic window:
- the LOC113731687 gene encoding peroxidase N1-like — protein sequence MEVHSLNKISVIFSFLFFAVGAATLVLGQGTRVGFYAASCPRAESIVQSTVRTHFQSDPKVAPGLLRMHFHDCFVQGCDGSILIDGAGTEKTAPPNLLLRGYEVIDDAKSQLEQACPGVVSCADILALAARDSVVLAGGPGWPVPTGRRDGRVSLASDATNLPGFRDSVDVQKQKFAAKGLDTQDLVALVGGHTIGTVACQFVQYRMYNFNSSVTVDPSISPSFLSQFQSLCPANGDASKRVALDTGSENRFDNSFFGNLQSGRGILESDQMLWTDPSTRTLVQRFLGIRGLLGLTFSAEFARSMVKMSNIGVITGTDGEIRRVCSAIN from the exons ATGGAAGTTCACTCCCTTAACAAAATCTCTGTGatcttttcgtttctttttttcgCAGTGGGTGCTGCAACCTTGGTATTAGGCCAAGGAACGCGAGTTGGGTTCTATGCAGCTTCATGTCCCCGAGCTGAATCAATTGTGCAATCTACAGTGAGAACACATTTTCAGTCCGACCCTAAAGTTGCTCCGGGGTTGCTTAGGATGCATTTCCACGACTGTTTCGTCCAGGGCTGCGACGGTTCTATCCTCATTGACGGTGCAGGCACCGAGAAAACTGCTCCGCCTAATCTTTTGTTGAGAGGATATGAAGTGATTGACGATGCTAAGAGCCAGCTTGAGCAAGCATGCCCTGGTGTCGTTTCTTGTGCAGACATTCTTGCTTTAGCTGCCCGTGACTCTGTTGTGCTG GCTGGTGGACCGGGTTGGCCTGTGCCAACGGGACGTAGAGATGGCCGAGTTTCATTAGCATCCGATGCCACAAATTTGCCAGGATTCAGAGATTCCGTTGATGTTCAAAAGCAAAAGTTTGCTGCCAAAGGTCTCGATACACAAGACCTCGTGGCCCTTGTTG GGGGACACACAATTGGAACGGTAGCTTGCCAATTCGTCCAGTACAGAATGTACAACTTCAATTCCAGCGTGACGGTTGACCCTTCGATCAgtccctcttttctttctcaatTTCAGTCACTTTGTCCGGCAAATGGTGACGCCTCCAAGCGTGTGGCCCTAGACACCGGCAGTGAAAACAGGTTCGACAACTCTTTCTTCGGAAATCTTCAGAGTGGTCGGGGTATCCTAGAATCAGATCAAATGCTGTGGACAGATCCCTCCACCAGAACCCTTGTGCAACGATTTTTAGGGATAAGAGGCTTGCTTGGCTTGACGTTCAGTGCGGAATTTGCAAGGTCCATGGTGAAGATGAGTAACATTGGTGTTATTACAGGCACTGATGGTGAGATTCGCAGAGTCTGCTCGGCTATAAATTGA